In one Fundulus heteroclitus isolate FHET01 chromosome 3, MU-UCD_Fhet_4.1, whole genome shotgun sequence genomic region, the following are encoded:
- the LOC105926308 gene encoding steroid 21-hydroxylase, producing MAVEISMVSVGALLLLLLLLLVLIYHQRDIHSQGKDEKRVKSGLLQHLHKFFHSSSQPSLPGPPSRILIGNMMELTHDHLPIHLTNLAQRYGSIYRLKCGKTTMVVLNSCEVIREALVKKWSDFAGRPISYTGDIVSGGGRNISLGDYTEEWRAHRRLVHSALQRCCQKSLHGLIERQALHLRKVLMDYQERAVDLSEDFTVAASNVITTLAFGKEYDKTSPELQELHSCLNEIVALWGSSWISALDSFPLLRKLPNPVFARLLKEVARRDAIIKQHLNEYKSQNKINEDAITGFLLQGLDKQQSTENGELLTDVHVHMATVDLLIGGTETTAAWLNWTVAFLLHRPEVQTRVYDELCTALEGRYPKYSDRHRLPVLSSVISEMLRLRPVAPLAVPHRAIRDSSIAGYFIPKNTVIIPNLFGAHHDPTVWSEPYSFKPERFMERGGSSARFPMPFGGGARLCLGESVAKIELFLFTAYLLRDFQFVLPQSEGSPPDLRGVASVVLKIKAYKVIARPRP from the exons ATGGCAGTAGAGATATCAATGGTCAGTGTGGGAGCACTATTGTTGCTTCTATTGCTGCTTTTGGTGCTGATTTACCATCAGAGAGACATCCATTCACAAGGAAAGGATGAAAAAA GAGTTAAATCTGGACTCCTGCAGCATCTACACAAGTTTTTTCACAGTTCTTCACAACCGTCCCTCCCTGGGCCCCCCAGTCGCATCCTCATTGGCAACATGATGGAGCTGACGCACGATCACTTACCGATTCACCTGACCAATCTGGCACAACGCTACGGAAGCATTTACCGCctcaaatgtggaaaaacaa CCATGGTGGTGCTGAACAGCTGTGAAGTCATCAGAGAAGCGTTGGTGAAGAAATGGTCGGATTTTGCAGGGCGACCGATTTCCTACACAG GCGATATTGTATCTGGAGGAGGGCGTAACATCTCTCTGGGAGATTACACAGAAGAATGGAGGGCACACCGGCGTCTCGTTCACAGTGCCTTGCAGCGCTGCTGCCAGAAGTCTTTGCATGGGCTGATAGAGAGACAGGCCCTGCATCTGAGAAAG GTTCTGATGGACTACCAAGAGAGAGCTGTTGACCTCTCAGAAGACTTTACTGTGGCAGCCAGTAACGTCATCACCACTTTGGCTTTTGGGAAAGAA tatGATAAGACCTCACCAGAGCTGCAGGAGTTGCACAGTTGTCTAAATGAGATTGTTGCCCTGTGGGGCTCCTCGTGGATTTCAGCCCTGGATTCCTTTCCACTGCTGAGA AAATTACCGAATCCTGTGTTTGCTCGTCTTCTCAAAGAGGTGGCCAGGAGGGATGCAATCATAAAACAGCACCTGAATGAATACAAG tcacaaaacaaaataaatgaggACGCTATAACAGGATTCCTCCTCCAAGGCCTTGACAAACAGCAGAGTACAGAAAATGGAGAG ctcctgactGATGTTCATGTCCACATGGCGACTGTGGACCTTCTGATTGGGGGAACAGAGACCACAGCAGCCTGGCTCAACTGGACCGTGGCCTTCCTGCTGCACAGACCAGAG GTGCAGACCAGAGTATATGATGAGCTCTGCACAGCATTAGAGGGACGGTATCCCAAATACAGTGACAGACATCGACTTCCTGTGCTGTCCTCTGTTATCAGTGAGATGCTCAGACTGAGGCCGGTCGCTCCTCTGGCCGTCCCACACAGAGCAATCAGGGACAGCAG CATTGCAGGTTACTTCATCCCGAAGAACACAGTCATCATTCCTAATCTTTTTGGGGCACATCATGATCCAACGGTTTGGTCCGAGCCGTACAGCTTCAAACCAG agcGCTTTATGGAGAGAGGAGGCAGCTCCGCTCGCTTCCCGATGCCTTTTGGAGGGGGCGCTCGGCTCTGCCTGGGGGAGTCCGTCGCCAAAATTGAGCTCTTTCTGTTCACTGCGTACCTGCTGAGAGATTTCCAGTTCGTCCTCCCTCAGAGCGAAGGCTCCCCGCCTGACCTCAGGGGCGTCGCCAGTGTTGTGCTCAAGATCAAGGCCTACAAAGTCATTGCACGTCCGAGGCCTTAA
- the LOC110368063 gene encoding uncharacterized protein LOC110368063 — translation MDVQLLFGLYLILSVSWTSEALYSSDPVMVFAKPGDRVTLPCGLPSGGSCSSITWTQMFIVWHTDVVTAGKVTPLEENKFRLLEDCSLEILQMERDDATLYTCKSGALKSSVSLWFLAVNQSQTPAEETIELHCSLSIYVGFVPCKNDTGIHIKWTTEDDVPITGKRFRFENSDICFSKLIITKKPTDHHRTWKCQVTQNDVVKATASYRTTVRDGVEEVFAAVGESVSLLCRNTSSLGLGEGIEWALNKEPLTDMLPENGQINIFTVSEDSSLVISKLSPVHAGDYQCMGSSDEQRVFDKFRLHTLDGM, via the exons ATGGATGTGCAGCTGTTGTTTGGATTGTATCTCATTTTATCTGTTTCATGGACATCAGAGGCACTTTATTCATCAG ATCCTGTGATGGTGTTTGCTAAACCAGGAGACAGAGTTACTTTGCCATGTGGTTTACCTTCTGGTGGATCCTGCTCTTCTATAACCTGGACACAGATGTTTATCGTATGGCATACTGACGTGGTGACAGCTGGAAAAGTGACGCCTTTAGAAGAAAACAAGTTTCGTCTGCTAGAGGATTGCTCTCTGGAGATCCTCCAAATGGAGCGTGATGATGCCACGTTGTACACTTGTAAAAGCGGAGCTCTAAAATCAAGTGTTTCCCTTTGGTTTCTTGCAG TTAATCAATCCCAAACTCCAGCAGAGGAAACTATAGAACTTCACTGCTCTCTCAGTATATATGTAGGATTTGTCCCCTGTAAAAACGACACAGGCATACATATCAAATGGACAACCGAGGATGATGTTCCAATAACTGGTAAAAGATTTAGATTTGAGAACTCAGATATTTGTTTCTCAAAACTAATTATCACCAAGAAACCGACGGACCATCACAGAACGTGGAAATGCCAAGTAACCCAGAATGATGTGGTTAAAGCCACTGCCAGTTATAGGACAACAGTAAGAG ATGGGGTGGAGGAAGTGTTTGCTGCTGTTGGTGAGTCAGTGTCACTTCTTTGCAGAAACACTTCCTCTCTTGGACTTGGAGAAGGCATAGAGTGGGCTTTGAATAAAGAACCACTGACTGATATGTTACCAGAAAATGgccaaataaacatatttactgTGAGCGAAGACTCATCCTTAGTAATCAGCAAACTGAGTCCCGTGCATGCTGGAGACTACCAGTGTATGGGCTCCTCGGATGAGCAAAGAGTGTTTGACAAATTTAGGCTGCACACCCTCGATG GAATGTGA
- the tnxba gene encoding tenascin: MQNKPSNMLFTLGVIFLLTPFPSFQTTINEKRDAAGSNVTKANAVFTLSKPKTTAASSKQSVHPTLKPNTVTVTILPTAASNQKSTTTNPATTAKSKLSVAVIQTTPPPAAKVPKATGTKTNRDRHKVSHTVSAKQLSLSEKIASKDKPGPAGAPKDQSTVTKLSLGSTLKITKNKHLENQTTSEKFPSSSEQKNAKDKPNQSAQYIPSRGSKTTKDKDTPSGNQTVLDIHLTNRDEKSKAKSTPNVPSLAASVSKTTQDKTTAPDNQTIADMHPHKSNEKSKAKSTPNVPSLATSVSKTTQDKTTAPGNQTIADMHPHKNDEKSKAKSTPNVPSLVAGVSKTTQDKTTAPGKQTIADMHPHKSNEKSKAKSTPNVPSLVSGVSKTTQDKTTAPGNQTIADMHPHKSNEKSKDKSSPNKVTVSTNQTVPDTSLLSSDEKSKDKSAPTTLSLPVSGTKTTKEKHKASDNQTVVDTHLHINDETRKDKPGPKKGQSERAGGSVTDKETGTTAITHTPLIRGPCKDNVTPSQPIKVVISNDGESSHTKEQELTLKPGAPLVMTHKIKLLPGGCTGGCEAEMAALKERLTQLEREMSSLKDKCPCSANCPNDCSGNGKCVKGKCICHKGFVDLDCSKCAKEAECFKENDKKKGSEETDTAPKVKSNTTEGFVNLKEDSLHKKSSVEFPPKIGLPTTGHFPSNNDKTKLEEARRGRPEITKVSSPIDPNVRKEGTTGKPSFKAPHLKDDPRSNVTISNEKKTNSTRTSRNDKKKSVEQSTPTNKIKPEKKNESSNDNRKTSTILSPKENTKVLENKTAIDNSGMSARGPGGLGSLKAVNISSSSFTITWLAPQHMFKNFTVIRREPHTDSDKDDNGGLGEETVEIDLVSGTRNLTEVQSESTNSSVSSGKRLESRSKSETKRISKVVPGSARSFQFSNLKANKRYVVHVYGTTAEKRSKIHRVTAITGPEPPTELVFSNVTESSLAVSWTRPNTRFTGFRVTYINIATGKSQFVTVDPQQSNVVLSTLSAGSSYIISVTTTKGTAHSDELTSVITTVPAPPTHLQVINVTDSKAMLRWTPSLGKVDRFIVSYESSKTPNVTVTVMLSGNSVQYQLKGLQRGTLYKVKVRSQKNSLQSMGISTTFTTANVVKASEVGARSAVIAWRTPVIYHSYRVIYQAAKEEAKEVILEPAITEYKLTGLMPSSSYFVVVQGEKNGKYTSLVTSQFFTGKLRFPFPTECSQELLNGALESGEVNIYPQGKEGRAVRVYCDMETDGGGWTVFQRRMNGKTDFYRTWSEYKAGFGNLSEEFWLGNELLHNLTNIGAVSLRVDLRSGNDTAYARYTNFSVASEERNYTLTVSGYTGTAGDSMRYHNGRPFSTRDKEPDPMGIHCAKAYVGGWWYKNCYKVNLNGLYGMNRDNQGIVWIDWKGKDSSIPFSEMKFRPSRFSPATHG; the protein is encoded by the exons atgcaaaacaaaccttcTAATATGCTGTTTACCTTAGGAGTTATTTTCCTTCTAACCCCATTTCCCTCTTTTCAAACGACGATAAATGAGAAAAGAGATGCAGCAGGAAGCAATGTGACCAAAGCCAATGCTGTTTTCACCCTCTCAAAACCAAAAACCACTGCTGCCTCTTCCAAACAGAGTGTGCACCCCACCCTAAAGCCAAACACAGTCACTGTGACAATTTTACCCACAGCAGCCTCCAACCAAAAATCTACAACAACCAACCCTGCAACAACTGCCAAAAGCAAGCTTAGTGTTGCAGTAATTCAAACCActccaccaccagcagcaaaggTTCCTAAAGCCACTGGCACCAAAACTAACAGAGACAGACATAAAGTAAGCCACACTGTTTCAGCTAAGCAGCTGTCACTTAGTGAAAAAATAGCTAGCAAAGACAAACCTGGACCTGCTGGAGCTCCCAAGGACCAGTCAACAGTCACCAAGCTTTCCTTGGGCAGTACTTTGAAaatcaccaaaaacaaacacttggAGAATCAAACTACATCAGAAAAATTTCCTTCATCCAGTGAGCAGAAAAATGCCAAAGACAAGCCTAATCAGAGTGCTCAATATATACCTTCCCGTGGAAGTAAAACCACCAAGGACAAGGATACACCCTCTGGTAACCAGACCGTTCTTGATATTCACCTCACAAACCGTGATGAGAAGTCCAAAGCCAAGTCTACTCCAAATGTTCCATCTCTAGCTGCCAGTGTTAGTAAAACTACCCAGGACAAGACTACAGCCCCTGATAACCAGACAATTGCTGACATGCATCCCCACAAGAGTAATGAGAAGTCCAAAGCCAAGTCTACTCCAAATGTTCCATCTTTAGCTACCAGTGTTAGTAAAACTACCCAGGACAAGACTACAGCCCCTGGTAACCAGACAATTGCTGACATGCATCCCCACAAGAATGATGAGAAGTCCAAAGCCAAGTCTACTCCAAATGTTCCATCTTTAGTTGCTGGTGTTAGTAAAACTACCCAGGACAAGACTACAGCCCCTGGTAAGCAGACAATTGCTGACATGCATCCCCACAAGAGTAATGAGAAGTCCAAAGCCAAGTCTACTCCAAATGTTCCATCTTTAGTTTCCGGTGTTAGTAAAACTACCCAGGACAAGACTACAGCCCCTGGTAACCAGACAATCGCTGACATGCATCCCCACAAGAGTAATGAGAAGTCCAAAGACAAATCTTCTCCAAACAAAGTTACAGTGTCAACTAATCAGACCGTTCCTGATACTTCCCTTCTTAGTAGTGATGAAAAATCTAAAGACAAGTCTGCTCCAACTACTCTGTCTTTACCTGTCAGTGGCACTAAAACTaccaaagaaaaacataaagcgTCTGATAATCAAACAGTTGTTGATACCCACCTTCACATCAATGATGAGACGAGGAAAGATAAGCCTGGTCCAAAGAAAGGTCAAAGTGAAAGAGCTGGTGGTTCCGTGACAGATAAAGAAACGGGCACCACTGCTATTACTCATACTCCTTTAATCCGTGGCCCCTGCAAAGACAATGTTACTCCTTCTCAGCCTATTAAAGTGGTCATCAGCAATGATGGTGAGTCAAGCCACACAAAGGAGCAGGAGCTGACATTGAAGCCCGGTGCTCCACTGGTGATGACACATAAGATCAAGCTGCTACCTGGTGGGTGTACCGGGGGATGTGAAGCTGAGATGGCTGCTCTGAAAGAACGACTGACGCaactggaaagagagatgtcaTCTCTAAAGGATAAAT GTCCATGTTCTGCAAATTGCCCAAATGACTGTAGTGGCAATGGGAAATGTGtaaaggggaaatgtatttgCCATAAAGGATTTGTGGATCTTGACTGTAGCAAGTGTGCAAAAGAAGCAGAGTGTTTTAAAG aaaatgacaagaaaaagggTTCTGAAGAGACCGACACTGCACCAAAAGTAAAATCAAATACCACCGAGGGATTTGTGAATCTAAAAGAAGACTCTCTACACAAGAAGTCTTCTGTGGAATTTCCCCCCAAAATTGGTCTCCCAACGACTGGCCATTTTCCTTCaaacaatgacaaaacaaaattagaGGAGGCCCGCAGAGGAAGACCAGAGATCACTAAGGTTTCTTCACCAATTGATCCAAATGTCAGAAAGGAAGGAACTACTGGTAAACCATCTTTTAAAGCTCCCCATTTAAAAGATGATCCTCGATCAAATGTAACAATAAGTAATGAGAAGAAAACCAACAGCACACGTACAAGCAGGAATGATAAAAAGAAGTCTGTGGAGCAGTCGACACCAACGAACAAGataaaacctgaaaagaaaaatgagtcCTCCAATGACAACAGAAAAACTTCAACAATTCTATCTCCCAAGGAAAACACCAAAGTTCTTGAGAACAAAACGGCAATTGATAACTCTGGGATGAGCGCCAGAGGACCTGGAGGTTTAGGGTCCCTGAAGGCTGTGAATATATCCTCCTCTAGCTTCACCATCACATGGTTAGCTCCACAACATATGTTCAAGAATTTCACTGTGATCCGAAGGGAGCCCCatacagacagtgacaaggaTGACAATGGGGGACTTGGAGAGGAAACTGTTGAAATAGATTTGGTGTCTGGCACTAGGAACTTGACTGAAGTCCAAAGTGAGAGCACCAACTCATCTGTCTCTTCTGGTAAAAGACTTGAATCAAGAAGTAAATCTGAAACCAAGAGGATCTCAAAAGTAGTGCCTGGCAGTGCACGATCCTTTCAATTTAGTAATCTCAAGGCAAACAAGCGTTATGTCGTGCATGTATATGGCACTACGGCAGAGAAAAGATCCAAGATTCACAGAGTTACAGCAATCACAG GTCCTGAGCCACCCACGGAACTGGTTTTCAGTAATGTAACAGAGTCCTCTTTGGCTGTTTCCTGGACCAGACCAAACACCAGATTTACAGGTTTCAGAGTAACATACATCAACATTGCAACAG GGAAGAGCCAGTTTGTGACTGTGGACCCTCAGcagtcaaatgttgttctgtccACCCTGTCTGCTGGGTCATCCTACATCATCAGTGTTACCACAACCAAAGGAACTGCTCACAGTGATGAGCTCACTTCAGTTATCACTACAG TACCTGCCCCTCCAACACATCTTCAAGTCATCAACGTAACAGATAGCAAAGCCATGCTGCGATGGACACCCAGCCTGGGGAAGGTAGACCGTTTCATCGTCAGCTATGAGTCCTCCAAAA CTCCCAATGTGACAGTAACAGTGATGCTGTCAGGAAACTCAGTGCAGTACCAGCTGAAAGGCCTACAGAGAGGTACTTTGTATAAGGTCAAAGTGCGATCCCAGAAGAACAGCCTCCAGAGTATGGGAATCTCCACTACATTTACTACGGCAAACG TGGTTAAGGCCAGCGAGGTAGGTGCTCGCTCCGCAGTGATTGCTTGGAGAACGCCTGTTATTTATCACAGCTACAGAGTGATCTATCAGGCAGCAAAAGAGGAGGCAAAG GAAGTAATCCTGGAGCCAGCCATCACAGAGTATAAACTGACTGGCCTGATGCCTTCATCATCCTATTTTGTGGTGGTACAAGGAGAGAAAAATGGAAAGTATACCTCACTTGTCACCTCACAATTCTTCACCG GAAAATTGCGTTTCCCTTTCCCTACTGAATGCTCACAGGAATTGTTGAATGGTGCTCTGGAGTCAGGAGAAGTAAATATCTACCCTCAAGGAAAAGAGGGGCGAGCAGTGAGAGTCTACTGTGAtatggagacagatggaggcGGATGGACG GTTTTCCAGAGAAGGATGAATGGAAAAACAGATTTCTACAGAACCTGGAGTGAATACAAAGCTGGCTTTGGAAACCTGAGTGAAGAATTCTGGCTGG GAAATGAACTCCTGCACAACCTGACCAATATCGGCGCTGTGAGTTTGAGAGTGGATTTGAGATCTGGAAATGACACGGCTTACGCTCGCTACACCAACTTCTCTGTCGCCTCAGAAGAGAGGAACTATACTCTTACTGTATCTGGATACACAGGAACTGCAG GTGACTCAATGAGGTACCATAATGGGCGTCCATTCTCAACCCGGGACAAGGAACCAGACCCTATGGGGATCCACTGTGCCAAGGCTTATGTTGGGGGCTGGTGGTACAAAAACTGCTATAAAGTCAACCTCAATGGCCTTTACGGCATGAACAGAGACAATCAG gGAATAGTCTGGATAGACTGGAAAGGCAAAGACTCCTCTATTCCCTTCTCTGAGATGAAGTTCAGACCCTCCCGTTTCTCCCCAGCAACTCATGGCTAA